Proteins from a single region of Acidobacteriota bacterium:
- a CDS encoding type II secretion system F family protein has protein sequence MASFTWKGRSRTGQLMEGVELADTKDAAVAALRRRQIQVTSIKEKGREIPIMRRFKSPFGIPQKRLAIFTRQFSVMLDAGLPLVQCLEILATQEENEAFAEMIAKVQSDIEQGSSLADAMRKHPKAFNDLYVNMVAAGEAGGILDIILQRLSSYIEKAVKLKSQVKSAMIYPVAVITIAIGVVWIILRFVIPVFAQLFAGVGSELPFLTKIVVDASNFVGNYSIYIFVILIALGVFINRFHKTYRGRRIIDNAMLRAPIIGMLLRKIAIARFCRTLATLTSSGVPILDGLEITARTSGNAIIEDAIMAVRKAVEEGKTVSEPLAQTKVFPAMVVQMINVGEQTGALDQMLSKIADFYEEEVDTAVAGLMKLIEPILIVVLGAIIGVIVTAMYLPLYSILTQIG, from the coding sequence ATGGCTAGCTTTACGTGGAAGGGGCGCTCGCGCACCGGTCAGTTGATGGAGGGGGTCGAGCTCGCCGACACCAAGGACGCCGCCGTCGCAGCGTTGCGCCGACGGCAGATCCAGGTCACCTCCATCAAGGAGAAGGGGCGGGAAATCCCGATCATGCGGCGCTTCAAGTCGCCCTTCGGCATTCCCCAGAAGCGTCTCGCCATCTTCACCCGCCAGTTCTCCGTCATGCTCGACGCCGGCCTGCCGCTGGTCCAATGCTTGGAGATCCTGGCGACCCAGGAAGAAAACGAAGCCTTCGCCGAGATGATCGCCAAGGTGCAGAGCGATATCGAGCAGGGCTCCTCCCTGGCCGACGCCATGCGCAAGCATCCGAAGGCGTTCAACGACCTCTACGTCAACATGGTGGCCGCCGGTGAGGCCGGCGGTATCTTGGACATCATCCTCCAGCGCCTGTCGAGCTACATCGAGAAGGCGGTGAAGCTGAAGAGCCAGGTCAAGTCCGCCATGATCTACCCGGTGGCGGTGATCACCATCGCCATCGGCGTGGTGTGGATCATCCTGCGCTTCGTGATCCCGGTGTTTGCCCAGCTCTTCGCCGGCGTCGGTTCGGAGCTACCGTTCTTGACCAAGATCGTGGTCGATGCCTCGAACTTCGTAGGCAACTACTCGATCTACATCTTCGTCATCCTCATCGCCCTGGGCGTCTTCATCAACCGCTTCCACAAGACCTATCGAGGACGGCGGATCATCGACAATGCGATGCTCCGGGCGCCGATCATCGGCATGCTGCTGCGCAAGATCGCCATCGCCCGCTTCTGCCGGACCCTGGCGACCCTCACCTCCTCCGGCGTACCGATCCTCGACGGCCTGGAGATCACCGCCCGCACCTCCGGCAACGCCATCATCGAGGACGCCATCATGGCGGTGCGCAAGGCAGTGGAGGAAGGTAAGACGGTCAGCGAGCCGCTGGCGCAAACCAAGGTCTTCCCGGCGATGGTGGTGCAGATGATCAACGTCGGTGAGCAGACCGGCGCGCTGGACCAGATGCTGTCGAAGATCGCCGACTTCTACGAAGAAGAGGTGGACACCGCCGTGGCCGGCTTGATGAAGCTCATCGAGCCCATCCTCATCGTGGTGCTGGGCGCCATCATCGGCGTCATCGTCACCGCCATGTACCTGCCCCTCTACTCCATCCTGACCCAGATCGGCTGA